One Natrinema marinum genomic window carries:
- a CDS encoding SDR family NAD(P)-dependent oxidoreductase, whose translation MTRTAVIAGVGPGLGASLARKFVAEGCEVGLFARSADYLEELADELGDDALAVPTDITDPEAVAAGFEAVRDAFGPVDILVNHASGGSWSGLRDISLEAFERAVQTSAAGALLCSQEAVGDMLAGDGGTIVFTGATSAVRGRGGAIGFSAAKFAVRGMAESMARELGPEGIHVAHVVIDGGIETPSVRESRPDRDEAAFLDPDAIADSYWHLVEQDRSAWTLELDLRPYVEEF comes from the coding sequence ATGACGCGAACGGCCGTCATCGCCGGCGTCGGTCCCGGCCTCGGTGCATCGCTCGCGCGCAAATTCGTCGCCGAAGGCTGCGAAGTGGGACTGTTCGCCCGCTCTGCGGACTACCTCGAGGAACTCGCGGACGAACTCGGTGACGACGCCCTCGCGGTCCCGACGGACATCACGGACCCCGAGGCGGTAGCGGCCGGGTTCGAGGCAGTCCGCGATGCGTTCGGTCCCGTCGATATTCTCGTCAATCACGCCAGCGGCGGGTCCTGGTCGGGTCTGCGGGACATCTCGCTCGAGGCGTTCGAACGCGCGGTGCAAACGTCGGCCGCCGGTGCGCTGCTGTGCTCCCAAGAAGCCGTCGGCGACATGCTGGCCGGCGATGGCGGAACGATAGTCTTCACCGGCGCGACCTCGGCGGTCCGCGGCCGCGGCGGCGCGATCGGGTTCAGCGCGGCCAAGTTCGCCGTTCGGGGGATGGCTGAATCCATGGCCCGTGAACTCGGCCCCGAGGGGATCCACGTCGCCCACGTCGTGATCGACGGCGGGATCGAGACACCCTCGGTCCGCGAGTCCCGGCCCGACCGCGACGAAGCGGCGTTTCTCGACCCAGACGCCATCGCCGACTCCTACTGGCACCTCGTCGAGCAGGATCGGTCGGCCTGGACGCTCGAACTCGATCTCCGGCCGTACGTCGAGGAGTTCTGA
- a CDS encoding cation:proton antiporter regulatory subunit yields MTIYESDLPGVGKKFEVELDDGERLVIVTHNTGKREVYLKANPDADGDKLFEVSDQLARKIGTILEGAYFQPVETEQVETMLGDDTFLEWYGVTGESDIAGESLADARIRERTGVSIVAIQRGDNLISPPTPETTIDAGDTLVVIGDREDCAQFEELLGGGTESE; encoded by the coding sequence ATGACCATCTACGAGAGCGACCTCCCCGGCGTCGGCAAGAAGTTCGAGGTCGAACTGGACGACGGCGAACGGCTCGTCATCGTGACCCACAACACTGGCAAGCGAGAGGTGTATCTGAAAGCGAACCCGGACGCGGACGGCGACAAGCTGTTCGAAGTCTCGGACCAGCTCGCCCGGAAGATCGGGACGATTCTCGAGGGAGCGTACTTCCAGCCGGTCGAGACCGAGCAGGTGGAGACGATGCTCGGCGACGACACGTTCCTCGAGTGGTACGGCGTCACTGGCGAGTCCGATATCGCCGGCGAGAGCCTCGCCGACGCGCGAATTCGCGAGCGGACGGGCGTCTCTATCGTCGCGATTCAGCGCGGCGACAACCTGATCTCGCCGCCGACGCCGGAGACGACCATCGACGCCGGCGACACGCTGGTCGTCATCGGCGACCGGGAGGACTGCGCCCAGTTCGAGGAGTTGCTCGGCGGCGGGACCGAATCGGAGTGA